One Bacteroidota bacterium DNA window includes the following coding sequences:
- a CDS encoding rhomboid family intramembrane serine protease — protein sequence MIPLRDSVPSNTTPFVNYLLIATNTVVFLYEASLGRHLDAFIFRYGLVPADLLGALHSGHVHAALFLPMFTSMFLHGGWLHLLGNMLFLYIFGDNVEDRFGHGGYLLFYFVAGLAAAATQTVFSPGSGVPMVGASGAIAGVLGAYVFMFPAARVTTLIPIFIFFQIVELPAFLFLGIWFLLQAISGLLSLGIGADAGGVAWWAHIGGFAAGALLFPFLRKPGWS from the coding sequence ATGATTCCTCTGCGCGATAGCGTTCCCTCGAACACGACGCCGTTCGTCAACTACCTCCTCATCGCGACAAATACCGTCGTATTTCTTTACGAGGCCTCGCTCGGCAGGCATCTCGACGCGTTCATCTTCCGCTACGGGTTGGTGCCGGCAGATCTCCTCGGCGCTCTTCACTCCGGTCACGTTCACGCGGCTCTCTTTCTCCCGATGTTCACCTCGATGTTTCTCCATGGCGGCTGGCTGCACCTCCTTGGAAACATGCTCTTCCTCTACATCTTCGGGGATAACGTCGAAGACAGGTTCGGCCACGGGGGATACCTGTTGTTCTACTTCGTCGCAGGGCTTGCGGCCGCGGCGACCCAGACGGTGTTCAGCCCGGGGTCCGGAGTCCCGATGGTCGGGGCGAGCGGCGCCATCGCGGGCGTGTTGGGGGCGTACGTCTTCATGTTCCCCGCCGCAAGAGTGACCACGCTCATCCCCATCTTTATTTTTTTCCAGATCGTGGAACTCCCGGCGTTCCTCTTCCTTGGCATCTGGTTTCTGCTGCAGGCGATCAGCGGCCTTCTCTCGCTCGGCATCGGCGCGGATGCCGGGGGAGTCGCCTGGTGGGCGCACATCGGCGGCTTCGCGGCGGGCGCGCTGCTGTTTCCGTTCCTCCGGAAACCGGGCTGGTCGTGA
- a CDS encoding VOC family protein: MDVEIRGLHHLTAICSDAQRTVDFYTKVLGLKLVKKTVNFDDPGAYHLYFGDPQGSPGTLVTFFEWAGMPKGRWGIGTTHHLAFIVESKEAQLRWKRRLTDSGIGVTGPYDRTYFTSIYFEDPDGLILEIATRGPGWTADEPADRLGSRLIEPPAELTREGRDEAAIARLSWPEPAGTITAEMGLRGLHHITAISSDIEKTEKFYTQTLGLRLVKRTVNFDDPSAPHLYFAAGDAGPGTIVTYFAYPAGRMRPGTIGTGLTHHFAFAVENDEIQREWRIKLLKAGVPVTQVLDRVYFKSIYFEDPDGHILEIATSGPGFLVDEERKNLGRELKLPPWLEGSRSRIEGALSPIRE; encoded by the coding sequence ATGGATGTAGAGATCAGGGGCCTCCATCATCTTACGGCAATCTGTTCCGACGCCCAGCGCACTGTCGATTTCTATACGAAAGTTCTTGGCCTGAAGCTCGTGAAGAAAACGGTCAACTTTGACGATCCCGGCGCCTACCACCTCTACTTCGGCGATCCGCAGGGGAGTCCGGGCACGCTCGTTACTTTTTTCGAATGGGCGGGCATGCCGAAGGGACGCTGGGGGATCGGGACCACGCACCATCTCGCATTTATTGTGGAGTCGAAGGAAGCGCAGCTGCGCTGGAAACGGCGGCTGACGGACAGCGGGATCGGTGTGACGGGGCCGTACGACAGGACCTACTTCACCTCGATTTACTTCGAGGATCCCGACGGCCTCATCCTTGAGATCGCGACGAGAGGTCCGGGGTGGACCGCGGACGAGCCCGCCGACCGGCTGGGCTCGCGTCTCATCGAGCCCCCCGCGGAACTCACACGGGAGGGGAGAGACGAGGCCGCGATCGCGCGCCTCTCGTGGCCCGAACCGGCCGGGACGATCACCGCAGAAATGGGGCTCAGGGGCCTTCACCATATCACCGCGATCTCGTCCGATATCGAAAAGACGGAGAAGTTCTACACGCAGACTCTGGGGCTTCGCCTGGTCAAGCGGACGGTCAATTTCGACGATCCCTCCGCTCCCCATCTCTATTTCGCGGCAGGCGACGCCGGCCCCGGCACGATCGTCACCTATTTTGCCTATCCCGCCGGCAGGATGCGTCCGGGAACGATCGGAACCGGCCTCACGCATCATTTTGCATTTGCAGTGGAAAATGATGAGATTCAGCGTGAGTGGCGAATAAAGCTGCTCAAAGCGGGTGTTCCGGTCACGCAGGTGTTGGATCGAGTCTATTTCAAGTCTATCTACTTTGAAGACCCGGACGGACACATACTGGAAATCGCGACGTCGGGGCCCGGGTTTCTCGTCGACGAGGAGAGGAAGAACCTGGGCCGCGAGCTCAAGTTACCCCCCTGGCTTGAGGGGAGCCGGTCCCGGATCGAAGGAGCGCTCTCCCCGATACGGGAGTGA
- a CDS encoding phospholipase, translating into MNPVHTSLIHKILEPQRKSNSKYPTLMLLHGRGANEDDLLGLAEYLDDRLLIVSARAPFPFALGGGFTWYEIEEVGKPEPKMFAESYRKLSQFIDDVVKGYPVDPSKLLLCGFSMGSVMSYSMALTRPQAVAGVAANSGYIAEDSGLNIEWTGVKGKPFFISHGMYDPVIPVAFARRAKELLEPRGAAITYREYDMGHQIIEDSLNDMMRWLTQQI; encoded by the coding sequence ATGAATCCCGTTCACACATCCCTGATCCACAAGATTCTCGAGCCGCAGCGCAAGAGTAATTCGAAGTATCCGACCTTGATGCTCCTTCACGGCAGGGGGGCCAACGAAGACGACCTCCTGGGGCTTGCCGAGTACCTGGACGACCGGTTGCTGATCGTCAGCGCACGAGCGCCCTTTCCGTTCGCTCTCGGAGGCGGGTTCACCTGGTATGAGATCGAGGAGGTCGGAAAACCCGAGCCGAAAATGTTCGCAGAGAGCTACCGGAAGCTCTCCCAGTTTATCGACGACGTCGTCAAGGGGTATCCTGTCGATCCCTCGAAGCTCCTCCTCTGCGGATTCAGCATGGGATCGGTAATGTCGTATTCGATGGCGCTTACCAGGCCCCAGGCCGTCGCCGGAGTCGCGGCGAACAGCGGTTACATCGCTGAGGATTCCGGCCTGAATATCGAATGGACCGGCGTGAAGGGGAAGCCGTTCTTCATCTCGCACGGGATGTACGATCCGGTCATACCGGTCGCGTTCGCCCGGAGGGCGAAGGAACTTCTGGAACCCCGCGGGGCGGCGATCACCTACCGGGAGTACGACATGGGCCATCAGATCATCGAAGACAGCTTGAACGACATGATGCGGTGGCTGACCCAACAGATCTGA
- a CDS encoding (Fe-S)-binding protein yields the protein MGAHRRLRGGRAAVSVPPETGLVVSGKEHRPLDEIVHNCIHCGMCLPVCPTYALTFREESSPRGRIRLIRSVHEEKLALTPEFVHEMNFCLDCQACETACPAGVAYGSLVEDARRLIHERKKDPARLRLLKWVLLRVILASAGRTKLAARLLRLYRKTGLMGWVQKSGLLGRFSPRLARTHGLLPQLREEFFDESVPETLRPDGPVRGRVALLTGCVMNILHARTHRDTVEVLLRNGFEVLIPRPQECCGSLHGHNGDLRMARSLARRNVDLFGSLEIDALVVDSAGCGAFIKEYGRVLEGDPDYSGRAASLSARTKDVTEFLVEAGFDKPAWPVRKRVTYHEACHLVHTQKISTQPRSVIHSIPGIEFVELPEATWCCGSAGIYTVTQFDDSMALLERKMKNIASTGAEIVLTANPGCHLQLELGIRNSGLSMEVMHPVSLLRRAYGLPEREKNAA from the coding sequence GTGGGCGCACATCGGCGGCTTCGCGGCGGGCGCGCTGCTGTTTCCGTTCCTCCGGAAACCGGGCTGGTCGTGAGCGGGAAAGAACATCGCCCGCTGGACGAGATCGTCCATAACTGCATCCACTGCGGCATGTGCCTCCCGGTCTGCCCGACTTATGCGCTGACGTTCCGGGAGGAGTCGTCTCCGAGGGGCCGGATCCGTCTCATCCGCTCGGTGCATGAAGAGAAACTGGCCCTGACGCCGGAATTCGTGCATGAAATGAATTTTTGCCTCGATTGCCAGGCGTGCGAGACCGCATGCCCTGCGGGCGTGGCGTACGGCTCTCTCGTGGAAGATGCCCGCCGTCTCATCCATGAGCGGAAAAAGGATCCCGCACGCCTTCGTCTCCTGAAATGGGTGCTGCTCAGGGTGATACTCGCTTCGGCGGGCCGGACAAAACTTGCGGCCCGTTTGCTCCGGCTCTACCGTAAGACCGGCCTCATGGGTTGGGTCCAGAAGTCGGGACTCCTCGGGCGATTTTCACCCCGCCTCGCCCGGACGCACGGCCTGCTGCCCCAGCTCCGGGAAGAGTTTTTCGACGAGAGCGTTCCGGAAACGTTACGGCCCGACGGACCGGTGCGCGGGCGGGTCGCGCTTTTGACGGGTTGCGTCATGAACATCCTCCATGCGCGGACGCACAGGGATACGGTCGAGGTCCTGCTCAGGAACGGGTTCGAGGTCCTCATTCCGCGGCCCCAGGAATGCTGCGGCTCTCTCCACGGACACAACGGCGACCTCCGGATGGCGCGCAGCCTCGCGCGGAGGAACGTCGATCTTTTCGGGTCGCTTGAGATCGATGCCCTGGTTGTCGACTCGGCGGGTTGCGGCGCGTTCATCAAGGAGTACGGCAGGGTGCTGGAGGGGGATCCTGACTATTCCGGGCGGGCGGCATCCCTGTCGGCCAGGACGAAGGACGTCACCGAGTTTTTGGTCGAGGCGGGTTTCGACAAACCCGCCTGGCCCGTTCGCAAGCGGGTGACCTATCATGAAGCGTGCCACCTTGTCCACACTCAGAAGATCTCGACCCAGCCGAGGTCCGTCATCCACTCCATACCCGGGATCGAATTTGTGGAACTGCCGGAAGCCACCTGGTGCTGCGGGAGCGCGGGGATCTATACGGTGACACAATTTGACGACTCGATGGCCCTCCTGGAACGGAAGATGAAGAATATCGCTTCGACCGGAGCCGAAATCGTTCTCACCGCGAATCCCGGGTGCCATCTTCAGCTCGAACTCGGGATCAGGAATTCCGGCCTTTCGATGGAGGTCATGCACCCGGTGAGCCTCCTCAGGCGTGCGTACGGATTGCCGGAACGGGAAAAAAACGCAGCGTGA
- a CDS encoding SdrD B-like domain-containing protein → MNKLIATVCCLLLYSLLQTEVGASPLLFAGGSQADGGSPGRLFSVSLFTDTISGTVFNDIGGNAARDLSDPGLQNWRIRLFEASLEVDSTLTDAGGGFRFTNIAPGSYTVSQAVQPGWSQTLPVSGGSYALTLLAGQHLAGNDFGDFQNAAISGSKVNDLNGNGVRDLSDPGLSGWRIHLFRNSLHVDSTLTSGGGTYSFTNLGPGTYQVSEGVQAGWTQTLPASPSSYTVVPQSGQTVTGRDFGNFQRISISGSKFEDVNANGVKDGGDPLLPGWRIQLYLGALHVDSTLTDGSGNYVFNGVGPGTYTLSEQSQAGWTQTLPASGAPYLLAAQSGQNATGKNFGNFHNGTISGMKFRDLDADGVKDGGEPGLSGWRIRLFLGALHVDSTLTNVSGNYTFSNVGPGTYTVSEQLQTGWTQTMPPTGTYSVTLQSGQSVTGRDFGNARNISVRGMVFYDRNANGSKQAGEGGLTGWTVNATAALPQNSRTTVTQAGGLYEISTLLPGTYTISMVVKPNWTQSYPPSSTYVLVVSTETDTSGFDFGASTVGDSSKFRSFPLESLYVKKSVPRRRVESRWCFDFTNGVSQTPVNGLHVVFSRTVDSITNQGPFPTATRLGPREFDFSGITIAPAQMVELCGDGSRYGMGVRRWWWSFNGALVGIKQGSTSPASQQFLLAMPNTANVREESFLQFFTSGMTVGIPRPDARNLYGWVVLPRSLSMYNSLISRGVKHASPPGGFVSYHGRSFLGKKTTLTPVYHNNLLFADLVALKLNIASSLLGHTPPGFGDLIYEEPNNPLSGLTLNQITGRADSNLTFWTGVPQGVYINLDTVIRKINAAFSAPMDTISFQSFLRLDGVASVKQIPFLRPSPETPPTIVAPRSGLTEEPPPAYTLRQNYPNPFNPTTTIEFELARPSIVTLKVYNLLGQEVATLLDREYMEDGPGGVDFDGSGFASGVYFYRLISEGLPEEEGGVSPGVSVIVKKMLLLK, encoded by the coding sequence ATGAATAAACTCATTGCTACCGTTTGTTGCCTGCTTCTCTATTCCTTGTTGCAAACTGAGGTTGGAGCATCCCCGCTCTTGTTCGCCGGGGGATCGCAGGCGGATGGAGGCTCGCCCGGGCGACTCTTCAGCGTTTCGCTCTTTACCGACACGATCAGCGGGACCGTGTTTAACGACATCGGCGGGAATGCGGCGAGGGATCTGTCGGACCCGGGCCTGCAAAACTGGCGCATCCGGTTGTTCGAGGCTTCGCTGGAAGTCGACAGCACGCTGACCGATGCCGGAGGCGGTTTCCGGTTCACAAATATCGCCCCGGGCAGCTACACCGTCTCCCAGGCAGTGCAGCCGGGATGGTCGCAGACGCTCCCGGTTTCGGGCGGGTCGTACGCGCTTACCCTTCTCGCCGGGCAGCATCTTGCCGGGAACGATTTCGGCGATTTTCAGAATGCGGCGATCAGCGGCTCCAAGGTTAATGACCTGAACGGCAACGGCGTCAGGGACCTGAGCGATCCCGGCCTCTCCGGCTGGCGAATCCATCTCTTCCGGAACAGCCTCCACGTCGACAGCACCCTCACTTCCGGAGGCGGAACGTATTCATTCACAAATCTCGGACCGGGCACCTACCAGGTGAGCGAGGGGGTTCAGGCCGGATGGACGCAGACGCTCCCGGCTTCACCCTCCTCATACACCGTGGTTCCCCAGAGCGGGCAGACAGTTACCGGGCGGGACTTCGGAAACTTCCAGCGCATCTCCATCAGCGGCAGCAAATTCGAGGACGTGAACGCCAACGGAGTCAAGGATGGGGGCGATCCCCTTCTTCCGGGCTGGCGCATCCAGCTTTACCTCGGGGCACTCCATGTCGACAGCACCCTGACCGACGGGAGCGGCAACTATGTCTTTAACGGCGTCGGGCCCGGGACATACACGCTCTCGGAGCAATCCCAGGCGGGCTGGACCCAGACGCTCCCCGCCTCCGGGGCTCCCTATCTCCTGGCGGCACAGAGCGGGCAAAACGCCACCGGAAAAAACTTCGGAAATTTCCATAACGGGACGATCAGCGGAATGAAATTCCGCGATCTCGACGCCGACGGTGTCAAAGACGGCGGAGAACCGGGGCTGTCGGGCTGGCGGATCCGCTTATTCCTCGGCGCTCTCCATGTCGATAGCACTCTTACCAATGTCAGCGGGAACTATACGTTCTCGAATGTCGGACCGGGAACGTATACGGTCTCGGAGCAACTTCAGACCGGATGGACGCAGACGATGCCGCCGACAGGCACCTATTCCGTAACGCTCCAGAGCGGGCAAAGCGTGACCGGGAGGGACTTCGGGAACGCCCGGAACATCTCGGTCCGGGGAATGGTATTCTACGACCGGAATGCGAACGGAAGCAAACAAGCGGGCGAAGGCGGATTGACCGGCTGGACCGTCAATGCCACCGCGGCGCTGCCCCAGAACAGCCGGACGACTGTGACGCAAGCCGGCGGGCTCTACGAAATATCGACGCTCCTGCCCGGCACCTACACGATCAGCATGGTCGTGAAGCCCAACTGGACCCAGTCGTACCCCCCCTCGTCGACCTATGTCCTGGTGGTTTCCACGGAGACCGACACTTCGGGCTTTGATTTTGGCGCCTCGACGGTCGGCGACTCTTCGAAATTCAGATCGTTCCCGCTCGAGAGTCTCTACGTCAAGAAGTCGGTTCCGCGGCGGAGAGTCGAATCGAGATGGTGCTTTGATTTTACGAACGGCGTTTCGCAGACTCCCGTGAACGGCCTGCATGTGGTCTTCAGCCGGACCGTCGACTCGATCACGAACCAGGGTCCGTTCCCCACCGCGACCCGGCTCGGTCCCAGGGAATTTGATTTCTCGGGCATCACAATTGCGCCGGCCCAGATGGTCGAACTGTGCGGCGACGGATCGAGGTACGGGATGGGTGTCAGGAGATGGTGGTGGTCGTTCAACGGCGCGCTGGTGGGGATCAAGCAGGGTTCGACGAGCCCCGCCTCGCAGCAATTCCTCCTCGCGATGCCCAACACGGCGAACGTGCGCGAAGAGTCCTTCCTCCAATTTTTCACTTCGGGAATGACGGTCGGCATCCCGCGGCCCGACGCCAGGAACCTGTACGGCTGGGTGGTGCTGCCGAGAAGCCTCTCGATGTACAACTCGTTGATCAGCCGCGGTGTCAAGCACGCCTCGCCGCCGGGCGGATTCGTCTCGTACCACGGGAGAAGCTTCCTCGGCAAGAAGACGACGCTGACGCCGGTCTATCACAACAACCTGTTGTTCGCGGACCTCGTCGCGTTGAAGCTCAATATCGCCTCGAGCCTGCTCGGTCATACGCCGCCGGGTTTTGGGGATCTGATTTACGAGGAGCCGAACAACCCGCTGAGCGGACTCACGCTGAACCAGATCACCGGGAGGGCGGATTCGAACCTGACCTTCTGGACCGGCGTGCCCCAGGGGGTGTACATCAATCTCGATACCGTCATCCGGAAGATCAATGCCGCCTTTAGCGCGCCGATGGACACGATATCGTTCCAGAGTTTCCTGCGACTCGACGGCGTCGCTTCGGTGAAGCAAATCCCGTTCCTCCGGCCGAGCCCGGAAACACCCCCCACAATCGTTGCGCCCAGGAGCGGCCTCACCGAGGAACCGCCCCCGGCGTACACGCTCCGCCAGAATTACCCGAATCCGTTCAATCCGACGACCACGATCGAGTTCGAGCTTGCGAGGCCGTCGATTGTGACGCTGAAAGTCTACAACCTCCTGGGTCAGGAGGTCGCGACGCTCCTCGACCGGGAGTACATGGAAGACGGCCCGGGCGGAGTCGACTTCGATGGGAGCGGTTTCGCTTCCGGGGTCTATTTCTACAGGCTTATCTCGGAGGGCTTGCCCGAAGAGGAGGGAGGAGTGAGTCCCGGCGTTTCCGTGATCGTGAAAAAGATGCTGTTGTTGAAATGA
- a CDS encoding OmpA family protein: MQALLRLTYRCLILASILPRTLVGQDNLRNELFGEADRVLAQARAKNAPLYAPVSYQKGSQYYKEGEDLYQKGRDLEQIREKLKNAAAYFAKALDESKTGEATFSGVLAARNDADSAGAGKSAPELWRRAEAQFNKAARELEDGETEAATRGAAEAQAAYRAAELEAVKSNYLSPARVLLAKDDEEGVRDEAPKTLAKAHGLAVQVEALFKQNRYDADEARQLAQQARYEAAHAAYLSRTIRSMKKEEKTFEDALLAAEDQFQRIAVILGVQPRFENGLEGPVSDAIAALKERDAKALKDAEQLRRAGETIAEKDVEIENLRKQVSSMEGRVGSLTESEKDLQRTLGIKHQEEETIRQVSSMFSPEEGNVLRDGENIIIRLYGLTFPVGKNTIEPEYYSLLTKVQEAIKKFPKCKITIEGHTDSQGSDEQNQALSESRAKAVAEYLMANMGVEFAVDHQGYGESRPVASNDSPEGRAKNRRIDVVITPEAPAPGK; encoded by the coding sequence ATGCAAGCGCTTCTTCGCCTCACGTACCGGTGTTTGATCCTCGCGTCGATCCTGCCCCGGACTCTCGTCGGGCAGGATAACCTGCGGAACGAGCTCTTCGGCGAGGCGGACAGGGTCCTGGCACAGGCGAGGGCGAAGAATGCGCCTCTCTACGCCCCGGTGAGTTATCAAAAGGGGAGCCAGTACTATAAAGAGGGGGAAGACCTCTACCAGAAGGGCCGGGATCTCGAGCAGATCCGCGAAAAACTCAAGAATGCCGCGGCGTATTTCGCGAAGGCGCTCGACGAGAGCAAGACGGGTGAAGCGACATTCAGCGGAGTCCTGGCTGCGCGAAATGACGCCGACAGCGCGGGGGCCGGGAAGTCCGCTCCCGAACTCTGGCGCAGGGCGGAGGCGCAATTTAACAAGGCGGCTCGCGAGCTCGAAGACGGGGAGACGGAGGCCGCCACCCGGGGCGCGGCCGAGGCCCAGGCCGCCTACCGCGCAGCCGAGCTCGAGGCGGTCAAATCCAATTATCTCTCCCCCGCGCGGGTACTTCTCGCAAAGGACGACGAGGAAGGGGTGAGGGACGAGGCTCCAAAGACTCTCGCGAAGGCGCATGGCCTCGCCGTGCAGGTGGAGGCGTTGTTCAAGCAGAATCGCTACGATGCGGACGAGGCCAGGCAGCTTGCCCAGCAGGCAAGGTACGAGGCCGCCCACGCCGCCTACCTCTCCCGGACGATCAGAAGCATGAAGAAGGAGGAGAAGACGTTCGAGGACGCGTTGCTCGCGGCGGAGGATCAGTTTCAGCGGATCGCGGTGATCCTCGGAGTCCAGCCCCGCTTCGAGAACGGTCTCGAAGGCCCTGTTTCCGACGCGATCGCCGCTCTCAAAGAGCGCGACGCAAAGGCGTTGAAGGACGCGGAACAGCTCCGCCGGGCGGGAGAGACGATCGCGGAAAAGGATGTCGAAATCGAAAACCTGCGGAAGCAGGTCTCCTCGATGGAGGGGAGAGTCGGATCGCTCACCGAGTCGGAAAAGGACCTGCAGCGCACGCTCGGGATCAAGCATCAGGAGGAAGAAACGATCCGGCAGGTTTCCTCCATGTTTTCTCCCGAGGAAGGGAACGTCCTGCGCGACGGGGAGAATATCATCATCCGCTTGTACGGCCTGACATTCCCTGTCGGCAAGAATACGATTGAGCCGGAGTATTACAGCCTCCTCACCAAAGTTCAGGAAGCGATCAAGAAATTTCCAAAGTGCAAAATTACCATCGAAGGCCACACCGATTCCCAGGGGAGCGACGAACAGAACCAGGCCCTCTCCGAGAGCAGGGCCAAGGCGGTCGCGGAATACCTCATGGCGAACATGGGGGTGGAATTCGCCGTGGATCACCAGGGGTACGGCGAGAGCAGGCCCGTCGCCAGCAACGATTCGCCCGAGGGAAGGGCGAAGAACAGGCGTATCGACGTCGTCATCACACCGGAGGCGCCAGCGCCGGGCAAGTGA
- a CDS encoding aminotransferase class V-fold PLP-dependent enzyme, with the protein MNSSIQLPPGRPGFSDDGFDRRRFLSMVGKGFGLATLSTPSLAGLLGDLHAAVKRVDTLAPEQAASDEDFWLEIQRSFSVTRGITNLNNGGVSPSPRLVTDALVRYTWEQEDATAYTMWQILEPQSETIRTGLAEMFGCDREEIAITRNASESLEILLSGMNLKSGDEILTTTQDYPRMLTTLRQREVREGLVLKLIQVPIAPKNLNAIVDAFEKGVTGRTRLILISHVINITGQITPVKAVCEMARSRGIEVIVDGAHSFGHFAFKQKDLGCDYFGTSLHKWLYAPKGTGLLYVRKEKIEQIWPLMAADKKQSADIRKYEEIGTHSAAPKLAIGEALLFSNGIGARRKEARLRFLSRYWMNKLSHLPNVRFHTSLDANQSCGIANVEIEGIDPAAIGGYLMDKHKIFTTPILHDEFKGIRITPNLYTTLGELDRFVEVMETVAKTGLPKG; encoded by the coding sequence ATGAACTCATCGATTCAACTTCCGCCCGGGCGTCCGGGTTTCAGCGACGACGGTTTCGACCGCCGTCGGTTCCTTTCGATGGTGGGAAAGGGATTCGGTCTGGCCACCCTGAGCACGCCATCGCTCGCCGGGCTGCTCGGCGACCTTCATGCGGCGGTGAAGCGCGTCGATACCCTCGCGCCGGAGCAGGCGGCCTCGGACGAGGATTTCTGGCTCGAGATCCAGCGGAGTTTTTCCGTGACGCGCGGCATCACAAACCTGAACAACGGCGGCGTTTCCCCCTCGCCGCGACTCGTCACCGACGCGCTGGTGCGGTACACCTGGGAACAGGAGGATGCGACCGCCTACACGATGTGGCAGATTCTGGAGCCTCAATCCGAGACGATCAGGACCGGCCTTGCGGAGATGTTCGGGTGCGACCGCGAAGAGATTGCGATCACCCGGAACGCCTCGGAGTCGCTCGAGATTCTTCTCTCCGGCATGAACCTCAAATCGGGCGATGAGATCCTGACGACCACGCAGGACTATCCGCGGATGCTCACCACCCTGCGCCAGCGGGAGGTGAGGGAGGGACTCGTGTTGAAACTGATCCAGGTCCCGATAGCACCGAAAAACCTCAACGCGATCGTCGATGCGTTCGAGAAGGGGGTGACGGGCAGGACCCGGCTGATCCTGATCTCCCATGTCATCAACATCACCGGCCAGATTACGCCGGTGAAGGCGGTCTGTGAGATGGCGCGTTCCAGGGGAATCGAGGTGATCGTGGATGGGGCCCACTCGTTCGGCCACTTCGCGTTCAAGCAGAAGGATTTGGGATGCGACTATTTCGGAACGAGCCTGCACAAATGGCTCTATGCGCCGAAGGGAACCGGCCTGCTCTACGTGAGGAAAGAGAAGATTGAGCAGATCTGGCCCCTGATGGCGGCAGACAAAAAGCAGTCGGCTGACATACGGAAGTACGAAGAGATCGGGACGCATTCCGCCGCGCCCAAACTCGCCATCGGCGAGGCTCTTCTGTTCAGCAACGGCATCGGCGCCAGGCGCAAGGAAGCCCGTCTCCGGTTCCTGTCGAGGTACTGGATGAACAAATTGAGCCATCTGCCGAATGTCCGCTTCCACACCTCGCTCGACGCCAACCAGTCGTGCGGCATCGCAAACGTTGAAATCGAGGGCATTGATCCGGCGGCGATCGGAGGATACCTGATGGACAAACACAAGATTTTCACCACGCCGATCCTGCATGACGAGTTCAAGGGGATCCGCATCACTCCAAACCTCTACACGACCCTGGGAGAACTCGACCGGTTTGTGGAGGTGATGGAGACGGTCGCAAAAACCGGGTTGCCGAAGGGATAA